In Anas acuta chromosome 5, bAnaAcu1.1, whole genome shotgun sequence, a single window of DNA contains:
- the COPB1 gene encoding coatomer subunit beta — translation MTAAENVCYTLINVPMDSEPPSEISLKNDLEKGDVKLKTEALKKVIIMILNGEKLPGLLMTIIRFVLPLQDHTIKKLLLVFWEIVPKTTPDGRLLQEMILVCDAYRKDLQHPNEFIRGSTLRFLCKLKEAELLEPLMPAIRACLEHRHSYVRRNAVLAIYTIYRNFEHLIPDAPELIHDFLVNEKDASCKRNAFMMLIHADQDRALDYLSTCIDQVQTFGDILQLVIVELIYKVCHANPSERARFIRCIYNLLQSSSPAVKYEAAGTLVTLSSAPTAIKAAAQCYIDLIIKESDNNVKLIVLDRLVELKEHPSHERVLQDLVMDILRVLSTPDLEVRKKTLQLALDLVSSRNVEELVIVLKKEVIKTNNVTEHEDTDKYRQLLVRTLHSCSVRFPDMAANVIPVLMEFLSDNNEAAAADVLEFVREAIQRFDNLRPLIVEKMLEVFHAIKSVKIYRGALWILGEYCSTKEDIQSVMTEVRRSLGEIPIVESEIKKEAGELKPEEEVSVGPAQKLVTEMGTYATQSALSSSRPAKKEEDRPPLRGFLLDGDFFVAASLATTLTKIALRYVSLVQEKKKQNSFIAEAMLLMATILHLGKSSLPKKPITDDDVDRISLCLKVLSECSPLMNDIFNKECRQSLSHMLSAKLEEEKLSQKKESEKRNVTVQPDDPISFMQLTAKNEMSSKEDQFQLSLLAAMGNTQRKEAADPLASKLNKVTQLTGFSDPVYAEAYVHVNQYDIVLDVLVVNQTSDTLQNCTLELATLGDLKLVEKPSPLTLAPHDFANIKANVKVASTENGIIFGNIVYDVSGAASDRNCVVLSDIHIDIMDYIQPASCTDAEFRQMWAEFEWENKVTVNTNIIDLNEYLQHILKSTNMKCLTPEKALSGYCGFMAANLYARSIFGEDALANVSIEKPIHLGPDAPVTGHIRIRAKSQGMALSLGDKINLSQKKTSL, via the exons ATGACTGCTGCAGAGAACGTGTGTTACACGTTAATCAATGTCCCGATGGATTCAGAACCACCTTCTGAAATCAGCTTAAAAAATGACCTAG AAAAAGGAGATGTCAAGTTAAAGACAGAGGCCTTGAAGAAAGTAATCATTATGATTCTGAATGGTGAAAAACTGCCTGGGCTTCTGATGACCATTATACGCTTTGTGCTGCCTCTTCAAGATCATACCATCAAAAAACTGCTGCTCGTCTTTTGGGAGATAGTGCCAAAGACTACTCCAGATGGCAGGCTTCTGCAAGAAATGATCCTCGTGTGCGATGCCTACAGAAAG GATCTTCAGCACCCAAATGAGTTTATCCGGGGCTCTACACTCCGTTTCCTCTGTAAGCTGAAAGAAGCAGAACTGTTGGAACCTTTGATGCCAGCCATTCGTGCGTGCCTAGAACATCGTCACAGCTACGTGCGCAGAAACGCGGTTCTTGCGATTTACACGATTTATAG aaattttgaACATCTTATACCTGATGCTCCTGAATTGATCCATGATTTCCTGGTGAATGAGAAGGATGCAAGctgcaaaagaaatgcatttatgATGCTAATTCATGCAGATCAG gaTCGAGCACTGGATTATTTGAGTACCTGTATTGACCAGGTCCAGACATTTGGAGACATACTGCAGTTGGTTATTGTTGAACTAATTTATAag GTGTGTCATGCAAATCCATCAGAAAGGGCTCGGTTTATTCGCTGCATCTACAACTTACTGCAGTCATCGAGTCCTGCTGTGAAATACGAAGCTGCAGGAACACTGGTTACACTCTCCAGTGCTCCAACAGCAATCAAG GCAGCTGCCCAATGCTACATAGATCTGATCATTAAAGAGAGTGATAATAACGTGAAACTGATTGTTTTGGATCGGTTGGTTGAATTAAAGGAGCATCCCTCCCATGAACGCGTGTTACAG gATTTAGTTATGGACATCCTCAGGGTGTTGAGTACCCCAGATTTGGAAGTGCGCAAAAAAACCCTTCAGCTAGCTCTGGATCTTGTCTCTTCAAGAAATGTGGAGGag CTTGTGATTGTTCTAAAGAAAGAAGTCATTAAGACTAATAATGTGACAGAGCATGAAGATACCGACAAATACAGACAGCTGCTTGTTCGGACTTTGCATTCCTGTAGTGTTCGGTTTCCAGACATGGCTGCGAATGTTATTCCAGTG CTGATGGAGTTCCTTAGTGATAACAacgaagcagcagctgctgatgtGCTGGAATTTGTGCGGGAAGCAATCCAGCGATTTGATAACCTCAGACCTCTTATCGTTGAGAAGATGCTTGAAGTGTTTCACGCAATTAAATCTGTCAA GATTTATCGAGGAGCTTTATGGATCCTTGGAGAGTACTGCAGCACAAAGGAAGATATACAGAGTGTAATGACAGAAGTTCGCAGATCACTTGGAgag ATCCCGATTGTAGAATCTGAGATCAAGAAAGAAGCTGGTGAGCTAAAACCTGAAGAAGAAGTGTCTGTCGGTCCAGCTCAAAAATTGGTGACAGAGATGGGTACTTATGCGACACAGAGTGCTCTAAGTAGCTCCCGACCTGCCAAAAAAGAAGAAGACAG ACCTCCATTACGAGGATTCCTGCTCGATGGCGATTTCTTTGTTGCAGCTTCCCTAGCTACAACTTTAACTAAGATTGCTTTACGATATGTGTCACTAgttcaggaaaagaagaaacaaaat TCCTTCATTGCTGAAGCTATGTTGCTGATGGCCACTATTCTCCATTTGGGAAAGTCTTCTCTTCCGAAGAAGCCAATTACAGATGATGATGTAGATCGTATTTCCTTGTGTCTGAAAGTTTTGTCAGAATGTTCTCCACTTATGAATGATATTTTCAACAAAGAGTGCAGACAGTCCCTCTCTCATATGCTGTCAGCCAAGCTAGAAGAAGAGAAGCTTTCCCAGAAG AAAGAATCAGAGAAGAGGAATGTGACAGTTCAGCCAGATGATCCCATTTCCTTCATGCAGCTTActgctaaaaatgaaatgagttCAAAAGAAGACCAGTTTCAGCTCAGCCTTCTTGCAGCAATGGGAAACACACAGAGGAAAGAGGCTGCTGATCCTCTTGCATCCAAACTTAATAAG GTTACTCAGCTGACAGGTTTCTCAGACCCTGTTTATGCAGAAGCGTACGTGCACGTCAACCAGTACGACATCGTTTTGGATGTGCTTGTGGTAAACCAGACCAGTGATACTCTGCAGAACTGCACGCTAGAGCTCGCCACACTAG GTGACTTAAAACTTGTGGAAAAACCATCTCCTTTGACTCTTGCTCCACATGACTTTGCAAACATTAAAGCTAATGTCAAAGTTGCTTCAACAGAGAATGGAATCATTTTTGGTAATATTG TGTATGATGTCTCTGGAGCTGCCAGCGACAGAAACTGTGTGGTTCTCAGTGACATTCACATTGACATCATGGATTACATCCAGCCAGCTTCCTGTACAGATGCGGAGTTCAGACAGATGTGGGCAGAATTTGAGTGGGAAAACAAA GTTACTGTGAATACAAATATCATTGATCTAAATGAATACTTGCAGCACATACTGAAGTCAACCAATATGAAATGCCTTACTCCAGAGAAG GCACTTTCTGGTTATTGTGGCTTTATGGCAGCCAATCTTTATGCGCGTTCCATATTTGGAGAAGATGCCCTTGCAAACGTCAGCATTGAAAAGCCGATTCATCTTGGACCAGATGCACCTGTCACTGGTCACATACGAATCCGTGCAAAGAGTCAG GGAATGGCTCTGAGCCTTGGAGATAAGATCAATCTgtctcagaagaaaacaagtttataa